The following proteins are co-located in the Apium graveolens cultivar Ventura chromosome 5, ASM990537v1, whole genome shotgun sequence genome:
- the LOC141723862 gene encoding coatomer subunit beta'-2-like: MPLRLEIKRKLAQRSERVKSVDLHPTEPWILASLYSGTVCIWNYQSQTMAKSFEVTELPVRSAKFIPRKQWVVAGADDMYIRVYNYNTMDKVKVFEAHTDYIRCVAVHPNLPYVLSSADDMLIKLWDWEKGWICTQIFEGHSHYVMQVTFNPKDTNTFASASLDRTIKIWNLGSPDPNFTLDAHLKGVNCVDYFTGGDKPYLITGSDDHTAKVWDYQTKSCVQTLEGHTHNVSAVCFHPELPIIITGSEDGTVRIWHSTTYRLENTLNYGLERVWAIGYMKGSRRVVIGYDEGTIMVKIGREEPVASMDNSGKVIWAKHNEIQTVNIRSVGSDYEVSDGERLPLAVKELGTCDLYPQSLKHNPNGRFVVVCGDGEYIIYTALAWRNRSFGSALEIVWSPDGEYAARESTSRIKLFGKNFQEKKSIRPTFSAERIYGGTLLAMCSNDFICFYDWAECRLIRRIDVTVKNLYWADSGDLVAIASDASFYMLKFNREVVSAHLESGRTTDEEGVEDAFELLYEINERVRTGVWVGDCFIYNNSSWRLNYCVGGEVTTMFHLDRPMYLLGYLANQSRVYLIDKEFNVIGYTLLLSLVEYKTLVMRGELEQANQLLPSIPKEQLNSVAHFLESRGMIEDALEVATDPDYRFELSIQLGKLEIAKEIATVSQSESKWKQLGELAMSAGMLEMAEECLRHANDLSGLLLLYSSLGDAEEVSKLALLAKDNGKNNVAFLCLFMLGKVEECLQLLIDSNRIPEAALMARSYLPSKVSEIVALWRKDLVKINQKAAESLADPEEYPNLFEDWQLALGVETKVAETRNIYPPASEYVNHINRSNVNLVEAFRNMHVDEEEPHQNGGLDHDDSEQNGNEMPEGPDGEEGLDDQKQDSHDESVVVDADSTDGAVFVNGNEEEEEWVLTPRHQIQ, encoded by the exons ATG CCTCTCAGACTTGAAATCAAG AGAAAACTAGCGCAGAGATCGGAGAGAGTTAAGTCTGTCGATCTACATCCTACTGAGCCATG GATTCTGGCAAGTTTGTACTCTGGCACTGTGTGCATATGGAATTACCAGTCTCAG ACTATGGCAAAATCTTTCGAGGTGACAGAGTTACCAG TAAGGTCGGCCAAGTTTATACCACGCAAGCAGTGGGTTGTTGCTGGCGCAGATGATATGTATATTCGTGTATACAACTACAATACAATGGATAAGGTCAAAGTCTTTGAGGCGCACACAGACTATATTAGGTGTGTTGCTGTTCATCCAAACCTTCCATACGTGCTGTCATCAGCTGATGACATGCTTATAAAGCTCTGGGACTGGGAGAAAGGATGGATTTGCACTCAAATTTTTGAGGGTCATTCTCATTATGTCATGCAAGTTACATTTAATCCTAAGGACACTAATACTTTTGCAAGTGCATCCCTTGATCGTACCATCAAG ATATGGAATCTTGGGTCTCCTGATCCGAACTTCACATTGGATGCCCATCTGAAAGGAGTCAATTGTGTAGATTACTTCACTGGCGGGGATAAACCATATCTCATCACTGGTTCTGATGATCACACTGCTAAG GTGTGGGATTACCAAACAAAGAGTTGTGTTCAGACTCTAGAAGGTCATACACACAATGTGTCTGCTGTTTGTTTTCATCCTGAACTTCCCATAATAATAACAGGTTCAGAGGATGGTACTGTACGTATATGGCACTCGACCACATATAG GCTTGAAAACACATTGAATTATGGTCTTGAAAGAGTTTGGGCCATTGGATACATGAAAGGATCTAGAAG GGTTGTAATTGGTTATGATGAAGGGACCATCATGGTGAAAATTGGACGAGAGGAACCTGTAGCTAGTATGGACAACAGCGGAAAAGTTATATGGGCAAAACATAACGAGATACAAACTGTTAACATCAGGAGTGTGGGATCAGATTATGAG gtttctgATGGAGAGAGATTGCCTTTGGCGGTGAAGGAGTTGGGCACCTGTGATCTTTATCCACAA AGCTTGAAGCATAATCCCAATGGGCGGTTTGTTGTTGTATGTGGAGATGGTGAATACATTATATATACAGCCTTGGCATGGAGAAATAGATCATTTGGTTCAGCACTGGAGATTGTTTGGTCACCTGATGGAGAATATGCTGCTAGGGAAAGTACATCGAGAATCAAGTTATTTGGTAAAAATTTCCAG GAAAAGAAGAGTATCCGGCCAACATTTTCTGCTGAGCGTATATATGGCGGAACCTTATTGGCAATGTGCTCAAATGATTTCATTTGTTTCTATGATTGGGCTGAGTGCAGGTTGATTCGGCGAATTGATGTCACTGTTAAA AATCTTTACTGGGCTGATAGTGGTGATCTGGTGGCTATTGCTAGTGATGCATCATTTTACATGCTAAAGTTCAAT CGAGAGGTGGTTTCTGCACATCTGGAGAGTGGAAGAACAACTGATGAAGAAGGAGTAGAAGATGCCTTTGAGCTTCTGTACGAGATAAATGAACGAGTAAGGACAGGTGTTTGGGTTGGAGATTGTTTCATCTATAACAATTCCTCCTGGAGGCTTAATTACTGTGTTGGTGGAGAG GTAACGACAATGTTTCATTTGGACCGACCTATGTACCTGCTGGGATATCTTGCCAATCAAAGTAGGGTGTATCTTATCGATAAGGAGTTCAA TGTTATTGGATATACGTTGCTCCTCAGCTTGGTTGAGTACAAGACACTTGTGATGCGTGGGGAACTGGAACAAGCTAATCAGTTATTACCTTCAATACCCAAAGAACAGCTCAATAG TGTGGCTCATTTCTTGGAATCACGAGGAATGATAGAGGATGCACTAGAAGTTGCTACAGATCCCGACTACAGATTTGAATTGTCTATACAGCTGGGCAAGCTTGAGATTGCCAAG GAAATCGCCACTGTATCACAGAGTGAATCCAAATGGAAGCAATTGGGTGAATTAGCGATGTCTGCTGGAATG TTGGAGATGGCTGAGGAATGTTTAAGGCATGCAAATGACTTGAGTGGTTTGTTGTTACTCTACTCTTCTTTAGGAGATGCTGAGGAAGTTTCTAAACTTGCACTGCTTGCCAAAGATAATGGAAAAAACAATGTTGCATTTCTTTGCCTATTTATGTTGGGTAAGGTGGAAGAGTGCCTACAGCTCTTAATTGACAG CAATCGCATACCTGAAGCTGCTCTAATGGCAAGATCTTATCTACCTAGCAAAGTTTCAGAAATAGTCGCTCTTTGGAGGAAAGATCTTGTCAAG ATCAACCAAAAAGCTGCAGAATCTTTGGCTGATCCTGAAGAGTATCCAAATTTGTTTGAGGATTGGCAACTTGCACTTGGTGTTGAAACAAAAGTTGCAGAGACAAG AAATATTTATCCTCCTGCCTCGGAGTATGTAAACCACATTAATAGATCAAATGTCAATCTTGTGGAAGCATTTAGAAACATGCATGTGGACGAAGAGGAACCACATCAAAATGGTGGCTTAGATCATGAT GATTCAGAGCAGAATGGAAATGAGATGCCAGAAGGGCCAGATGGCGAGGAGGGGCTAGATGATCAAAAACAGGATAGTCATGACGAGAGTGTTGTGGTGGATGCAGACTCTACAGATGGTGCAGTATTCGTTAATGGTAACGAAGAGGAAGAAGAGTGGG TGCTTACACCGCGCCACCAGATTCAGTGA